In Cololabis saira isolate AMF1-May2022 chromosome 14, fColSai1.1, whole genome shotgun sequence, a single genomic region encodes these proteins:
- the LOC133460115 gene encoding lysosomal proton-coupled steroid conjugate and bile acid symporter SLC46A3-like: MRRLYLVEPVVALYAFSSFLIYPLVQQYVYRRLWVQLTNSSYPASTNTSRCAGNSSGAGGNSSIIQEVQRQASLFSLYSELLSTIPSLMVTLVLVAYSDRGGRKVTIVLPLVGTLLYTSAFLTVSFFELNIYLLIAASFVSSLFGGLGTFLGGCFAYIADLCKDERQKTLRMAGVDMMIGLLSGVAALSTGYFLRAAGFNWPFLTSALCQSLILLYAVFLLEETVKEVPPELGTPGGAGAVKQALLGFYQVFAGAGGRRRTVLVLLMLVFTSFTFSYVGGVSMVTLYELNEPLCWTEILIGYGAALSTTVFLTSFVGVSAFTYCGVPQLVIVLLGILSVTAGLVLLAFARTTVLMFTARVPMFLAIVPFPVLRSMMSKIIPESQQGALFACLSFLESLTNNVAAAVFSSVYAATVSWNPGFVFLLAAGLSGVPLSFLGAVSLYGVDVADGDGGAEPVSSEEGSPEENDDNRPLLS, from the exons ATGCGGCGGCTGTACCTGGTGGAGCCCGTGGTGGCGCTGTACGccttcagcagcttcctcaTCTACCCGCTGGTGCAGCAGTACGTGTACCGACGCCTGTGGGTGCAGCTGACCAACAGCAGCTACCCGGCCTCCACCAACACCTCCAGATGTGCAGGGAACAGCAGCGGTGCAGGAGGGAACAGCAGCATCATCCAG GAGGTTCAGCGTCAGGCCTCCCTCTTCTCCCTGTACTCGGAGCTTCTCTCCACCATCCCGTCCCTGATGGTGACGCTGGTCCTGGTGGCGTACAGCGACCGCGGGGGCCGTAAGGTGACCATCGTGCTGCCCCTGGTGGGCACTCTGCTCTACACGTCGGCCTTCCTGACCGTGTCGTTCTTCGAGCTGAACATCTACCTGCTGATCGCCGCCTCGTTCGTCAGCTCTCTGTTCGGGGGCCTGGGCACCTTCCTGGGCGGCTGCTTCGCCTACATCGCCGACCTGTGCAAGGACGAGCGGCAGAAGACGCTGCGCATGGCCGGCGTGGACATGATGATCGGGCTGctgtcgggcgtggccgccctcTCCACCGGGTACTTCCTGCGGGCCGCCGGGTTTAACTGGCCCTTCCTGACGTCGGCGCTGTGCCAGAGTCTCATCCTGCTGTACGCCGTGTTCCTGCTGGAGGAGACGGTGAAGGAGGTTCCCCCCGAGCTGGGAACCCCCGGGGGGGCCGGGGCCGTGAAGCAGGCCCTGCTGGGATTCTACCAG GTGTTTGCCGGGGCCGGCGGCCGGCGTAGAACCGTCCTCGTCCTCCTCATGCTCGTCTTCACCAGCTTCACCTTCTCCTACGTGGGCGGCGTCTCCATGGTGACGCTGTACGAGCTGAACGAGCCGCTGTGCTGGACGGAGATCCTGATCGGCTACGGCGCGGCGTTGTCCACCACCGTGTTCCTCACCAGCTTCGTGGGCGTGTCGGCCTTCACCTACTGTGGAGTTCCTCAGCTCGTCATCGTCCTGCTGGGAATCCTGTCTGTTACCGCGGGACTGGTCCTGCTGGCCTTCGCCCGGACCACTGTACTCATGTTCACTG CGAGGGTTCCCATGTTTCTGGCCATCGTTCCGTTCCCGGTTCTTCGTTCCATGATGTCAAAGATCATCCCGGAATCACAGCAGG GTGCGTTGTTTGCCTGCCTCTCCTTCCTGGAGTCTCTCACCAACAACGTGGCGGCCGCCGTTTTCAGCAGCGTCTACGCCGCCACCGTGTCCTGGAACCCGGGGTTCGTGTTCCTGCTGGCGGCCGGGCTCAGTGGagttcctctctccttcctcgg GGCCGTGTCTCTGTACGGCGTGGACGTTGCCGACGGCGACGGGGGGGCGGAGCCTGTTTCCTCGGAGGAGGGAAGTCCGGAGGAAAACGACGATAACCGTCCTCTGCTGAGCTGA